A region of Argentina anserina chromosome 5, drPotAnse1.1, whole genome shotgun sequence DNA encodes the following proteins:
- the LOC126793229 gene encoding ubiquinol oxidase 2, mitochondrial-like, giving the protein MMAVTRTQAYRHMAMSAAHVASARLFSSGTAATTNVLVAKYLSSVIIPSRDAAAGVIWNYGSIIYPGQRVRNATTLALGHPEKQEEEADRSNSTVSVAGHSGSKKDDEEKMITSYWGVGPNKITKEDGTEWQWNCFRPRETYKADTSIDLHKHHLPTTLMDKMAYWTIKSLRWPTDLFFQRRYGCRAMMLETVAAVPGMVGGMLLHCKSLRRFEHSGGWIKALLEEAENERMHLMTFMEVSKPRWYERALVLAVQGVFFNAYFLGYMISPKFAHRMVGYLEEEAIHSYTEFLKELDKGNIENVPAPAIAIDYWQLPPNSNLRDVVTVVRADEAHHRDVNHFASDIHYNGRELKESPAPIGYH; this is encoded by the exons ATGATGGCGGTGACTCGCACGCAAGCGTACAGGCACATGGCGATGTCGGCAGCGCACGTAGCAAGTGCGCGTCTCTTCTCCTCGGGCACAGCTGCTACCACTAATGTGTTGGTGGCAAAATATTTGTCCTCTGTAATTATTCCTTCAAGGGATGCGGCCGCGGGCGTAATTTGGAATTACGGCAGCATCATCTACCCCGGTCAGAGGGTCCGCAATGCTACCACTCTGGCCCTCGGCCATCCGGAGAAGCAGGAGGAGGAGGCTGATCGTAGCAACTCCACTGTCTCGGTTGCCGGACACAGTGGTAGTAAgaaggatgatgaagagaagATGATTACCAGCTACTGGGGTGTAGGACCAAACAAGATTACCAAGGAAGACGGTACTGAATGGCAATGGAATTGCTTCAGA CCACGGGAGACTTACAAAGCAGACACCTCCATAGATCTCCACAAGCATCACTTGCCAACAACTTTGATGGATAAAATGGCCTACTGGACTATCAAGTCTCTCCGATGGCCTACCGACCTGTTCTTCCAG AGGCGATATGGGTGCAGGGCAATGATGCTGGAGACAGTGGCAGCAGTGCCTGGGATGGTAGGAGGGATGCTGCTGCACTGCAAATCGCTCAGGCGATTCGAGCACAGCGGCGGTTGGATCAAAGCTCTTCTAGAAGAAGCCGAGAACGAGCGTATGCATCTCATGACCTTCATGGAAGTTTCCAAACCCAGGTGGTACGAGCGTGCACTCGTCCTTGCAGTCCAAGGTGTTTTCTTCAATGCATACTTCCTGGGATATATGATTTCACCCAAGTTTGCTCATAGAATGGTTGGGTACCTTGAGGAAGAAGCAATTCACTCGTATACTGAGTTCCTCAAGGAATTGGACAAAGGAAACATCGAGAATGTTCCAGCTCCAGCAATTGCTATTGATTATTGGCAGCTACCACCCAACTCCAACTTGAGAGATGTTGTTACGGTTGTTAGGGCAGACGAGGCTCACCACCGAGATGTCAATCACTTTGCTTCG GACATACATTATAATGGACGTGAACTTAAGGAATCTCCAGCTCCAATTGGTTACCACTGA
- the LOC126793200 gene encoding uncharacterized protein LOC126793200: MAGNEGTPVATDVTSGEMIFEPIVEDGVFRFDCSANDRAAAHPSLSFVNSKDRETPIKCQKMPSCIPKFECLLGQQIVKLELPVGTSLYGTGEVSGQLERTGKRVFTWNTDAWGYGSGTTSLYQSHPWVLAVLPSGESLGVLADTTKRCEIDLRRESMIQFIAPSSYPVITFGPFASPSAVLIALSHAIGTVFMPPKWSLGYQQCRWSYDSDERVQEVARFFREKKIPCDVIWMDIDYMDGFRCFTFDKDRFQDSKSLVRDLHQNGFKAIWMLDPGIKAEDGYFVYDTGSEADIWISKADGKPFVGEVWPGPCVFPDFTQTKARSWWSNLVKDFICNGVDGIWNDMNEPAVFKVVTKTMPESNVHKGDEELGGCQNHSHYHNVYGLLMARSTYEGMKLGNEMKRPFVLTRAGFIGSQQYAATWTGDNLSTWEHLHMSIPMVLQLGLSGQPLSGPDIGGFAGNATPELFGRWMGIGSLFPFCRGHSEKDTADHEPWSFGEECEEVCRMALMRRYRLIPHIYTLFYMAHTTGTPVASPTFFADPKDTSLRKMETSFLLGPVLVCASTAVGQGMDALNCTLPKGIWMCFDFDDSHPDLPALYLQGGAIIPVGPPHQHVGESNISDDLTLLVALDEHGKAEGVLYEDDGDGYEFREGGFLLTHYFAELESSTLAVKVAKIEGSWKRPNRRLHVRLLLGGGAMVDIWGKDGEVLRISVPSEQEVSQLVSTSEKQYRARLENAKRIPAAEVSSAHKGIELSGTPIELKGGDWAINVVPWIGGRVISMSHLPSGTQWLHSRVDINGYEEYSGTEYRSAGCSEEYNVIERNLEHAGEEESLMLEGDIGGGLVLQRYICIPKDDPKVFRIDSSIIARKVGAGSGGYSRLVCLRVHPMFTLLHPSESYVSFTAIDGSKHEIGPESDEQFYEGNLRPNGEWMLIDKCLGLGLLNRFDVSQVYKCLIHWGTGTVNLELWSEDRPVSNQSPLRIAHEYEVINLT, from the exons ATGGCTGGTAATGAAGGGACACCGGTGGCCACAGATGTCACTTCAGGAGAGATGATTTTCGAGCCTATCGTTGAGGACGGTGTGTTTCGATTTGATTGTTCTGCAAATGATAGAGCAGCGGCACATCCTAGTCTCTCTTTTGTTAATAGCAAGGATAGGGAGACACCAATTAAGTGTCAGAAGATGCCGTCTTGTATTCCGAAGTTCGAATGTCTTCTTGGACAGCAGATTGTTAAACTTGAG CTTCCTGTCGGTACCTCTTTATATGGAACTGGGGAGGTTAGTGGGCAACTTGAGCGGACAGGAAAAAGA gtttttacTTGGAACACAGATGCGTGGGGATATGGTTCTGGAACTACGTCATTGTACCAGTCGCATCCCTGGGTGCTAGCTGTTCTTCCTTCTGGAGAGTCATTAGGTGTTCTTGCAGATACAACAAAGCGCTGTGAG ATTGATTTAAGAAGAGAATCAATGATACAGTTCATTGCTCCATCCTCTTATCCGGTCATTACTTTTGGCCCATTTGCTTCACCAAGTGCTGTTTTAATAGCTCTATCACATGCAATTG GTACTGTGTTTATGCCACCAAAGTGGTCCTTGGGTTATCAACAATGTCGCTGGAGCTATGACTCTGATGAGAGAGTTCAAGAG GTTGCAAGATTTTTTCGGGAAAAAAAGATTCCGTGTGATGTCATATGGATGGATATTGATTATATGGATGGTTTTCGTTGTTTCACATTTGACAAG gacCGTTTTCAAGATTCAAAATCCTTGGTGAGGGATCTCCACCAAAATGGTTTCAAGGCAATATGGATGCTTGACCCAGGGATAAAAGCAGAAGATGGTTATTTTGTGTATGATACTGGTTCTGAAGCTGATATCTGGATTTCGAAAGCAGATGGAAAACCTTTTGTTG GGGAGGTATGGCCTGGGCCATGTGTTTTCCCAGACTTTACACAGACAAAAGCTCGATCATGGTGGTCCAACTTAGTTAAAGATTTCATTTGTAATGGTGTGGATGGTATATGGAATGACATGAATGAACCAGCTGTTTTTAAG GTTGTCACAAAAACAATGCCTGAGAGCAATGTCCATAAGGGGGATGAGGAACTGGGAGGTTGCCAGAATCACTCACACTACCACAAT GTATACGGGTTGCTGATGGCGAGATCAACTTATGAAGGGATGAAGTTGGGTAATGAAATGAAACGTCCGTTTGTCCTCACAAGAGCTGGATTTATTGGTAGCCAGCAGTATGCTGCAACATGGACCGGAGATAATCTTTCCACTTGGGAACACCTGCATATGAGTATTCCCATGGTTCTTCAATTG GGTCTAAGTGGTCAGCCGCTATCAGGGCCCGATATTGGTGGCTTTGCTGGAAATGCCACACCTGAGCTATTTGGAAGATGGATGGGAATAGGCTCTCTGTTTCCCTTCTGCCGTGGGCACTCTGAAAAAGACACCGCTGACCATGAACCATGGTCTTTTGGGGAAGAG TGTGAAGAAGTATGCCGCATGGCACTGATGAGGCGCTACCGGCTTATACCTCATATATACACTCTCTTTTATATGGCTCATACGACGGGTACTCCAGTGGCAAGTCCTACATTTTTTGCTG ACCCGAAAGACACCAGCTTAAGGAAAATGGAGACTTCTTTTTTGTTGGGTCCGGTATTAGTGTGTGCAAG CACTGCAGTTGGTCAGGGGATGGATGCTCTGAACTGCACATTGCCGAAAGGAATTTGgatgtgttttgattttgatgattcACATCCT GATCTACCAGCATTATATCTGCAAGGTGGAGCAATTATTCCTGTGGGTCCTCCTCATCAGCATGTCGGTGAATCTAATATATCAGATGACTTGACGCTCCTTGTGGCTTTAGATGAACATG GGAAAGCTGAAGGTGTTCTGTATgaagatgatggtgatggATATGAATTCCGGGAAGGAGGATTCTTGTTGACACACTATTTTGCTGAACTGGAGTCATCAACACTTGCTGTCAAAGTTGCAAAAATTGAAGGATCTTGGAAGAGGCCAAACCGTCGCTTGCATGTGCGACTATTGCTTGGTGGAGGAGCAATG GTTGATATCTGGGGTAAGGATGGAGAGGTTCTTCGAATTTCAGTTCCTTCAGAACAGGAGGTCTCCCAGCTGGTTTCTACTAGTGAGAAACAGTACAGAGCTCGTTTGG AAAATGCCAAGCGTATTCCAGCAGCAGAAGTGAGTTCTGCGCACAAAGGAATAGAGCTATCAGGGACGCCTATTGAACTGAAAGGTGGTGATTGGGCTATTAACGTAGTGCCCTGGATCGGCGGTCGAGTCATTTCCATGAGTCACCTTCCTTCAG GGACACAGTGGCTTCACAGTAGGGTTGATATTAATGGTTATGAAGAATATAGCGGTACCGAGTATCGCTCTGCTGGTTGTTCTGAGGAGTACAATGTTATTGA ACGAAATCTCGAGCATGCCGGGGAGGAGGAATCCCTCATGTTAGAAGGTGACATAGGGGGTGGATTGGTTCTACAACGATACATATGTATTCCGAAGGATGATCCCAAGGTTTTCAGGATTGACTCTAGCATTATAGCACGCAAAGTTGGTGCTGGTTCTGGAGGATATTCAAG ACTGGTCTGCTTGAGAGTACACCCGATGTTCACCCTGTTGCACCCCTCAGAATCTTATGTTTCATTTACGGCCATTGATGGGTCAAAGCATGAAATTGGGCCAGAATCTGATGAGCAATTCTATGAAGGGAATTTACGTCCAAATG GTGAATGGATGCTCATTGATAAATGCCTTGGCTTGGGGTTACTGAATCGGTTTGATGTTAGTCAGGTTTACAAGTGCTTAATCCACTGGGGAACTGGTACGGTTAATTTAGAGCTGTGGTCTGAGGACAGACCTGTTTCAAACCAATCACCTCTTAGAATAGCCCATGAGTATGAGGTGATAAATCTCACTTAG